A genomic segment from Methanolobus zinderi encodes:
- a CDS encoding helix-turn-helix transcriptional regulator, which yields MATVHGAIYEWDTFQPLENVIVEVNSTPPQSMVARYGIYSFNLAPGNYVISASYYQNSTLVHYTEEEITITNDGDYVIDIIFLPTYYEEEELNGTEFDELDELADLAENDDQDNSILSSTLIYVLAALAMTVAGAYVLSRRKTDGNGGNAHEGSDHFEGSDLAAFSDELADLPDDLREVVDIIAGNGGRIKQKDLRDRLRHSEAKVSLMVSDLEDRGIIRKFKKGRGNVIILEGSDHTNQNV from the coding sequence ATGGCAACGGTGCATGGTGCGATCTATGAATGGGATACATTCCAACCACTGGAAAATGTCATCGTGGAGGTAAATTCAACCCCACCCCAGTCAATGGTTGCAAGGTATGGTATATATTCATTCAATCTGGCTCCCGGAAACTATGTGATATCTGCCAGTTACTATCAGAATTCAACCCTGGTTCACTATACGGAGGAAGAGATCACGATAACCAATGATGGGGACTACGTGATAGACATAATTTTCCTTCCCACCTATTATGAAGAAGAGGAGCTTAACGGAACAGAGTTTGATGAACTTGATGAGCTTGCCGACCTTGCAGAGAACGACGATCAGGATAACAGTATCCTGTCATCTACGCTGATATATGTCCTTGCAGCTCTGGCTATGACAGTTGCAGGGGCATATGTGCTGTCAAGAAGAAAAACAGACGGTAACGGTGGAAATGCGCATGAGGGAAGTGACCACTTCGAGGGCAGTGACCTTGCAGCTTTTTCAGATGAACTTGCGGATCTGCCTGATGACCTTCGGGAAGTTGTGGATATTATTGCAGGCAATGGGGGACGTATCAAGCAGAAGGACCTGAGGGACCGGCTCAGACATTCCGAAGCAAAGGTAAGTCTCATGGTGTCCGATCTTGAGGACCGTGGTATTATCCGTAAATTCAAAAAAGGCCGTGGCAATGTTATAATCCTTGAAGGCTCTGATCATACAAACCAAAATGTATAA
- a CDS encoding amino acid-binding protein encodes MRVSMDLELQDIPGQLLLALKPISDFKGNLISVVHHHEKKTPRGTIPVQVQFEIKSDHLEDLVADLEERGVRVVSMDEKRFLEHGAVILIGHIVHTDIQDTIDQIDNTGYAEVVDLNLSMPKINMPSSASLKIDAVSKKELQAVIDLLKYIAKEKDLLVIEPVESQLRLME; translated from the coding sequence ATGCGAGTTTCAATGGACCTTGAGTTACAAGATATCCCCGGCCAATTACTGCTTGCGCTAAAACCGATTTCCGATTTTAAAGGTAATCTGATCTCCGTGGTTCACCATCACGAAAAGAAAACACCCCGCGGAACAATTCCCGTTCAGGTGCAGTTTGAGATCAAATCCGATCACCTTGAGGATCTGGTAGCCGACCTTGAGGAAAGGGGTGTCCGTGTAGTAAGCATGGATGAGAAACGATTCCTGGAACACGGTGCTGTTATACTGATCGGTCACATCGTGCACACCGATATACAGGACACCATCGATCAGATCGATAATACGGGCTACGCCGAGGTAGTTGATCTTAACCTGTCCATGCCTAAGATCAATATGCCATCGTCGGCTTCGCTGAAAATAGATGCTGTGAGCAAAAAGGAATTACAGGCTGTGATCGACCTGCTCAAGTATATTGCCAAAGAGAAGGACTTGCTGGTAATAGAACCTGTAGAGAGCCAGTTGAGGTTGATGGAATGA